Proteins encoded by one window of Salmonirosea aquatica:
- a CDS encoding ABC transporter permease, with protein sequence MLRNYLKISLRNLSRSKAFSFINITGLTVGLTCCFLIMLFVRHELSYDQFQQRFDRIYRITYVPRFAGLDRPLALTPPPVSPLLAENFSEIESSARMFRNPATIEVKKSGESTPMKYDERDFFFADPAILDIFSFEFIQGNPQNALRDRFSVIISEEVARRYFGEDNPLNQVITCEGRYPLKVTGVVRDYPDNSHIHAGLLANYETMYATESESARENLPNNWVISHSTTYVLLRPGRSPETVNARFPQFIKAHADAQVADGIEYRLEPMKDFYLGTEAENTPEPVGSLTILYVFLGIAGLTLLIACINFVNLSTARSLRRAREVGIRKVLGSLKGQLIIQFLGESLLLSGLALLFSLLLIGLLLPTMNSLTDKDLTMAYFLNDGWLMLAFVGTALVAGLLSGLYPAFVVAGFKPVTILKGNFLAGTAQGGLVRQMLLGVQFVTSIALIAGTLIMAMQLDFLRSQPLGFNRDFIITASVRNPKITNIFAPPTDSSYRRLSTFRQVLLQNPKVQAVTFSNQALGNGSVRRNVVPEGHTAEDNLFVSVLAVDYNFTDTYGLALRAGRTFSEQYPTDKTEAFLVNETAVKEFGWSSPEAALGKSLNLEGKTGRVVGVLKDFHHQSLYEPIASLVLTIEQPQLMLVSMKLQPQQLDATLQAVQKEWDTFFPEKSFDYEFLDRDLAQIYDREQRRSTLVSYFAMLAILISCLGLYGLITLVAQQRTREIGIRKVLGASVRSVVLMLARSFIWLVGLALIIASPIAWYFMAQWLDGFSYRIAIPWWAFPAAGLLTASIALLTVSFQAVKAALMNPVKSLRSE encoded by the coding sequence ATGCTACGCAACTATCTCAAAATTTCCCTCCGTAATTTGTCGAGAAGCAAGGCTTTCTCGTTTATCAATATAACCGGGCTGACGGTAGGATTGACTTGCTGTTTTTTGATCATGTTGTTTGTACGACACGAACTGAGCTACGATCAGTTTCAGCAGCGGTTCGATCGTATCTACCGCATCACCTACGTGCCGCGCTTCGCCGGCCTGGACCGGCCACTCGCGCTCACGCCACCGCCCGTGTCGCCCCTGCTGGCCGAGAACTTCTCCGAGATTGAGTCTTCTGCCCGGATGTTTCGCAATCCGGCCACGATTGAGGTAAAAAAATCAGGAGAAAGTACCCCTATGAAGTATGACGAGCGAGATTTCTTTTTTGCCGATCCTGCCATTCTGGATATTTTTTCCTTCGAGTTTATCCAGGGTAACCCGCAAAATGCCCTGCGGGATAGGTTCTCGGTTATTATAAGCGAAGAAGTCGCCCGACGTTATTTTGGAGAGGATAATCCCCTGAACCAAGTGATTACCTGCGAGGGCCGGTACCCTTTGAAAGTCACGGGCGTGGTGCGGGATTATCCGGACAACTCCCACATTCATGCCGGGCTTCTGGCCAACTATGAGACCATGTACGCCACCGAAAGTGAAAGCGCCCGTGAGAATCTGCCTAATAACTGGGTTATTTCCCACTCGACCACCTATGTGCTTTTACGGCCCGGCCGCTCGCCGGAAACAGTCAACGCTCGCTTTCCACAATTCATCAAGGCCCATGCCGATGCGCAGGTAGCCGACGGCATCGAGTACCGCCTGGAACCCATGAAGGATTTTTACTTGGGCACCGAGGCCGAAAATACGCCCGAGCCCGTGGGTAGCCTGACCATACTGTATGTTTTTCTGGGCATCGCCGGTCTCACTCTGCTGATTGCCTGTATCAACTTTGTGAATCTGTCCACGGCCCGTTCGCTTCGACGAGCCCGGGAAGTGGGTATTCGTAAGGTACTTGGCAGCCTTAAGGGGCAACTGATTATTCAGTTTCTGGGCGAATCGCTGTTGCTGAGCGGACTGGCCCTGCTCTTTTCGCTGCTTCTGATCGGGCTGCTGCTTCCGACCATGAACAGCCTGACCGACAAGGATCTGACGATGGCCTATTTTCTGAACGACGGTTGGTTGATGTTGGCCTTTGTTGGCACGGCTCTGGTGGCAGGACTGCTTTCAGGCCTGTATCCAGCTTTTGTGGTAGCGGGTTTCAAGCCGGTAACCATTTTGAAAGGTAACTTTCTGGCGGGTACGGCTCAGGGAGGGCTTGTGCGGCAAATGCTGCTGGGCGTTCAGTTTGTGACTTCCATCGCGCTTATTGCAGGTACCCTCATCATGGCGATGCAATTGGATTTCCTACGGAGCCAGCCGCTGGGTTTTAATCGAGATTTCATCATCACGGCCTCGGTCCGGAATCCTAAAATCACCAATATTTTTGCGCCCCCAACCGACAGCAGCTACCGCCGCCTGAGTACTTTCCGGCAGGTACTCCTCCAGAACCCCAAAGTGCAGGCGGTTACCTTCTCGAATCAGGCCCTGGGCAATGGCAGCGTACGGCGCAACGTGGTACCCGAAGGACATACGGCCGAGGACAATTTATTTGTTTCTGTGCTGGCTGTTGATTACAATTTCACGGACACCTATGGTTTGGCTCTGCGGGCAGGACGAACCTTTTCCGAGCAGTACCCTACCGACAAGACCGAGGCTTTCCTGGTCAACGAAACCGCAGTGAAAGAGTTCGGCTGGTCATCGCCGGAAGCCGCTCTGGGCAAATCACTTAATCTGGAAGGAAAAACCGGTCGGGTGGTCGGGGTACTTAAGGACTTCCACCACCAATCGCTCTACGAACCCATAGCCAGCCTCGTGCTTACCATAGAGCAACCCCAGCTCATGCTGGTCTCGATGAAGTTGCAACCCCAGCAGCTGGATGCTACGCTACAGGCTGTCCAGAAGGAGTGGGATACCTTTTTTCCTGAAAAAAGCTTTGATTACGAATTTCTGGATCGCGATCTGGCCCAGATTTACGACCGTGAGCAACGGCGCAGTACATTGGTCAGCTATTTTGCCATGCTGGCTATCCTCATCTCCTGCCTGGGGCTGTATGGACTCATCACCCTGGTTGCCCAGCAAAGAACAAGAGAGATCGGCATTCGGAAGGTACTGGGGGCGAGTGTGAGGAGTGTAGTACTGATGCTCGCCCGGAGTTTTATCTGGCTGGTAGGGCTGGCCCTGATCATCGCCAGTCCCATTGCCTGGTACTTCATGGCCCAATGGCTGGATGGTTTCTCCTACCGGATAGCCATTCCGTGGTGGGCATTTCCGGCGGCGGGGCTTCTTACAGCCTCCATAGCCTTACTGACCGTCTCTTTCCAGGCCGTAAAGGCCGCGCTGATGAATCCGGTAAAAAGCCTTAGATCAGAATAA
- a CDS encoding ABC transporter permease, translating to MLRNYLKIAWRNLLHSKLYSGINIVGLAVGLSACIVIMLFVNYENGYDKIHTKNLYRLDEVQKFEGMVAPQKVALSMYPMGPTLKEEYPEVKNFVRIDDQKNVILAYNQKKVELPGILWTDANFLDMFDFPLLKGEKSSVLSEPNTMVLTQKSAATIFGTTDPLGQTVAYYGRDTLTFKVTGILADLPPNSHLQFDALFSFSTVTTPNHMNNWGGNWLVTYLELEQGTDLAALEKKFPAFLEKHMGENMKFYELFLQPLAEVHANSTDITHDYVNFQKFDRSYTYIFSIIALIVLVIACVNFMNLSTARSTGRAKEVGIRKSVGAQRFQLAGQFVGESVLLAFTALVLAVGLVKLTLPYLNRMSDRSLDFAIFTDPKLLLTVLAGTVLIGVFSGLYPAAYLSSFEAAKVLKGSIRTGKGTFRNALVVAQFSCAIFLIIGTGFALKQLHFMQDKDPGFQTDQVVIVPLDAKSGPKYESLKKELLSNSMIEAVSGSHQRLGNNFHQTGVIFQGEGPSEN from the coding sequence ATGCTACGCAACTACCTCAAAATCGCCTGGCGGAATCTGCTGCACAGCAAGCTGTACTCAGGTATCAATATCGTGGGTCTGGCGGTGGGGCTGTCGGCCTGTATCGTCATCATGCTATTTGTAAACTACGAGAATGGCTATGACAAGATACATACCAAAAACCTCTACCGGCTCGACGAAGTGCAGAAGTTCGAGGGAATGGTGGCGCCGCAGAAAGTCGCGCTGTCGATGTACCCGATGGGTCCGACGCTGAAAGAAGAGTACCCGGAAGTAAAGAATTTTGTCAGGATCGACGACCAGAAAAACGTGATCCTGGCTTATAATCAGAAAAAGGTAGAACTGCCCGGTATTCTGTGGACGGATGCCAACTTCCTGGATATGTTCGATTTTCCTTTGCTCAAAGGCGAAAAATCCAGCGTACTGAGCGAGCCCAACACGATGGTACTAACACAGAAGAGCGCGGCGACTATCTTCGGTACTACCGATCCACTCGGGCAGACGGTCGCCTACTATGGCCGCGACACGCTGACTTTTAAAGTGACCGGAATTTTGGCTGATTTACCGCCCAATTCACATCTGCAATTCGATGCGCTTTTTTCGTTCAGCACGGTTACCACCCCCAATCATATGAATAACTGGGGAGGAAACTGGCTGGTGACCTACCTTGAATTGGAACAGGGTACCGACCTCGCCGCCCTGGAAAAGAAATTTCCGGCCTTTCTCGAAAAACACATGGGAGAAAATATGAAGTTCTACGAGTTGTTTCTGCAACCACTGGCTGAGGTGCACGCCAACTCGACCGACATCACGCACGACTATGTGAATTTCCAGAAATTCGACCGCAGCTATACCTACATTTTCTCGATCATCGCCCTCATCGTGCTGGTGATTGCCTGCGTCAACTTCATGAACCTGTCTACCGCACGCTCGACGGGCCGGGCCAAGGAGGTAGGTATTCGCAAGTCGGTCGGGGCGCAGCGCTTCCAGCTCGCCGGGCAGTTTGTCGGCGAATCGGTACTACTGGCATTTACCGCCTTGGTGCTGGCCGTGGGCTTGGTGAAACTCACGCTGCCCTACCTCAACCGCATGAGCGACCGTAGCTTGGATTTTGCCATTTTTACCGATCCCAAATTATTGCTCACAGTGCTGGCGGGTACGGTACTCATTGGTGTGTTTTCGGGCCTGTACCCGGCGGCGTACCTGTCGTCGTTTGAGGCCGCCAAGGTTTTAAAGGGCTCGATCCGTACGGGCAAAGGTACCTTCCGCAACGCCTTAGTGGTAGCACAGTTCAGCTGCGCGATATTCCTGATCATCGGTACCGGATTTGCTCTGAAACAGTTGCACTTCATGCAGGACAAAGATCCGGGCTTCCAGACCGATCAGGTCGTGATCGTTCCGCTCGATGCCAAATCGGGGCCTAAGTACGAATCCCTGAAAAAAGAGCTTTTGTCTAATTCGATGATCGAGGCCGTGTCGGGTTCGCACCAGCGACTAGGCAACAATTTTCACCAGACCGGGGTGATCTTTCAAGGAGAAGGCCCCTCAGAGAATTGA
- a CDS encoding ABC transporter permease: MTSSQVVVDPDYLTLYKIKLVAGRNFQDNAADNGRTYIINESLAKELVKDQPTQQIASLVGKSFAFGGFDSLGTIVGIAKDFNFNSLHHKIETLCLFNQKDWGYAEMSIRIKGKDSKQAIAAIKRIWNGQVPEQTFAYTFLDEHFADLYRADGQVSEIVGILAGLAVFISALGLFGLATYSAERRVKEIGVRKVLGASVAGIVGLLSRDFLKLVILAILIATPIAWLAVSSWLQDFAYRIDIDAWMFVVAGLLAIVVAQLTVSFQSIKAALMNPVKSLRSE; encoded by the coding sequence TTGACTTCTTCGCAGGTGGTGGTGGATCCTGACTACCTTACGCTTTACAAAATAAAGCTGGTGGCCGGGCGCAATTTTCAGGACAATGCGGCCGACAATGGCCGGACCTACATCATCAATGAATCACTGGCTAAAGAATTGGTGAAGGATCAGCCTACGCAGCAGATCGCCTCATTGGTTGGAAAGTCGTTTGCCTTTGGGGGGTTTGATTCGCTGGGTACCATTGTCGGCATTGCGAAGGATTTCAATTTCAATTCACTCCACCACAAGATCGAAACCCTATGCCTGTTCAATCAGAAAGATTGGGGCTATGCGGAAATGTCGATCCGAATCAAAGGTAAGGATTCCAAACAGGCCATTGCGGCCATCAAGCGTATCTGGAACGGGCAGGTACCCGAGCAGACCTTTGCTTATACTTTCCTCGATGAGCACTTTGCAGACCTTTACCGGGCCGATGGCCAGGTCAGCGAAATCGTGGGCATTCTGGCAGGGTTGGCCGTATTCATCTCGGCTCTCGGACTGTTTGGATTGGCGACCTATTCGGCCGAGCGACGGGTGAAGGAAATTGGGGTACGCAAGGTACTGGGGGCGTCGGTGGCCGGCATCGTCGGGCTGCTGTCAAGAGACTTTCTTAAACTGGTGATTTTGGCTATCCTCATTGCTACGCCAATCGCCTGGCTGGCAGTAAGTTCATGGCTGCAGGACTTCGCCTACCGCATCGACATCGACGCCTGGATGTTTGTGGTGGCGGGGCTATTGGCCATAGTTGTCGCCCAGTTGACGGTGAGTTTCCAAAGTATCAAAGCGGCATTGATGAATCCGGTGAAGAGCCTTCGATCGGAATAA
- a CDS encoding ABC transporter permease: MIRNYLKIAWRNLRKHSFYSFLNIFGLSLGLASCLLITLYVVDELSYDQPYENVDRIYRINADLKFGGPEMRLAVAPDPMAFTLKKDYPQVEAVARLRENGSYLVRRNEQAENLKEDQVVFADSTFFSVFSIPLVEGNPATALTEPNTLVLSERDAAKYFGAESPLGKTLLLDNELTYRVTGVMENLPANSHLSDLNMLLSMASREESRENSWGSHNFVTYLRLREGTDALQFEKNFDTLLEKYTAPWVKSIMGATMEDLEKSGNYLRYSLIPVRDIHLYSDRLAEISVNGNIQYVYIFSVVALFLLLIACVNFMNLATARSANRAREVGVRKALGSERSSLVAQFLTESLLLGYISLGLALLIAFVAMPFFNDLSGKQMHVPVENGIFWGALLLTGGVVGLLAGSYPAFFLSGFKAIRVLKGTLATEGKGGYLRNTLVVFQFVISVMLIIGTMIIYRQLNYIQTKTLGYDKEQVLLIDNAYALGTQTEAFRQEMLKKPGVENATVSGFMPTPSSRTDNPFYPEGQSIQEKSVGMQSWRVDYEYVNTLGIKLLKGRAFSREFPSDSSAILINEEAARLLGYQDPIGKRIATLINPDASSQRVYTIIGVIKNFHYESLRKNIGALNLVLGKSSGMLALRLTSREAQGTVERAGQLWKQMAPGQPFEYRFMNDDFDATYRAEARVGSIFITFALLSILIGCLGLFGLAAYTAERRTKEIGVRKVLGASVGNIVTMLSLDFLKLVGVAILVASPIAWYGMDAWLSNFAYRIDIQWWMFVLAGALAAGIALLTVSFQSIKAALMNPVKSLRSE; this comes from the coding sequence ATGATCCGGAACTACCTCAAAATCGCCTGGCGGAACCTCCGCAAGCATTCCTTCTATTCCTTCCTGAATATCTTCGGTCTGTCGCTGGGACTGGCCAGTTGCCTGCTCATTACGCTGTACGTCGTAGATGAGCTGAGCTACGACCAGCCTTATGAAAACGTTGACCGAATCTACCGGATCAATGCCGACCTGAAATTTGGCGGGCCTGAAATGAGGCTGGCCGTGGCACCCGATCCCATGGCCTTCACGCTCAAAAAAGACTACCCCCAGGTAGAAGCCGTGGCCCGGCTACGCGAAAACGGCAGCTACCTGGTCCGTCGTAACGAGCAGGCCGAAAATCTGAAAGAGGACCAGGTGGTGTTCGCGGATTCCACTTTCTTCTCGGTGTTTTCTATTCCCCTCGTCGAGGGGAACCCGGCTACGGCGCTCACTGAGCCCAATACCCTGGTCTTGTCCGAGCGGGATGCCGCAAAGTATTTCGGGGCAGAGAGTCCCTTGGGCAAAACCCTGCTGCTCGACAACGAACTGACCTACCGTGTGACGGGTGTGATGGAGAATCTGCCCGCCAACTCCCACCTGAGTGACCTGAACATGCTGCTGTCGATGGCATCCAGAGAAGAGAGCCGGGAGAACAGCTGGGGGAGCCACAACTTCGTTACCTACCTGCGGTTGCGGGAAGGGACGGATGCCCTTCAGTTTGAGAAGAACTTCGATACCCTGCTGGAAAAATATACCGCGCCCTGGGTGAAATCCATCATGGGCGCCACCATGGAGGATCTGGAAAAATCCGGCAACTACCTGCGCTACTCGCTGATACCCGTCCGGGACATTCACCTGTACTCCGACCGCCTGGCCGAAATCAGCGTCAACGGTAATATCCAGTACGTATATATTTTTTCAGTGGTGGCGTTATTCCTGCTGTTGATCGCCTGCGTCAATTTCATGAATCTGGCCACAGCCCGCTCGGCCAACCGGGCCCGTGAGGTGGGTGTTCGCAAGGCGCTGGGATCGGAGCGTTCGTCGCTGGTGGCGCAGTTCCTGACCGAATCCTTACTGCTGGGGTACATCTCGCTGGGGCTGGCTCTGCTCATCGCTTTTGTAGCAATGCCTTTTTTCAACGACCTGTCGGGCAAGCAGATGCACGTTCCCGTGGAGAACGGGATATTCTGGGGGGCACTATTGCTGACGGGGGGCGTGGTAGGTCTGCTGGCCGGAAGCTATCCGGCTTTCTTCCTGTCAGGTTTCAAGGCTATTAGGGTACTCAAGGGTACCCTGGCCACCGAGGGCAAGGGAGGATATCTGCGTAACACCCTCGTGGTGTTCCAGTTTGTCATATCAGTGATGCTGATCATCGGGACGATGATCATCTACCGGCAACTCAACTACATCCAGACCAAAACCCTGGGCTACGATAAGGAGCAGGTACTGCTTATCGACAATGCCTATGCGCTGGGTACCCAGACCGAGGCCTTCCGTCAAGAGATGCTGAAAAAGCCCGGTGTCGAGAATGCCACGGTATCGGGCTTCATGCCTACTCCGTCTTCCCGCACCGATAACCCCTTCTATCCCGAAGGACAGTCGATACAGGAAAAAAGTGTAGGCATGCAAAGTTGGCGCGTTGACTATGAGTATGTGAATACACTGGGAATTAAGCTGCTAAAAGGACGTGCTTTCAGTCGGGAATTCCCTTCGGATTCGTCGGCTATTCTGATCAATGAGGAAGCAGCCCGCCTGCTGGGCTATCAGGACCCGATCGGCAAACGGATCGCTACGCTGATCAACCCCGATGCTTCGAGCCAGCGGGTATACACCATCATCGGCGTCATCAAAAATTTTCATTACGAGTCCCTTCGCAAAAACATCGGAGCTCTCAACTTGGTGCTGGGCAAAAGTTCGGGAATGCTGGCGCTGCGCCTGACCAGCCGGGAGGCGCAGGGGACGGTTGAGCGTGCCGGGCAGCTCTGGAAGCAGATGGCCCCCGGGCAGCCCTTCGAGTACCGCTTCATGAACGATGACTTCGATGCCACCTACCGCGCGGAGGCGCGGGTGGGGAGCATCTTCATCACCTTCGCACTGCTGTCAATCCTGATTGGCTGTCTGGGGTTGTTCGGACTGGCCGCCTACACGGCGGAACGCCGTACCAAGGAGATCGGCGTACGCAAGGTGCTGGGGGCGTCGGTTGGCAACATTGTCACCATGCTTTCGTTGGATTTCCTCAAATTGGTGGGAGTAGCCATCCTGGTAGCGTCGCCCATCGCCTGGTACGGTATGGATGCCTGGCTGAGCAACTTTGCTTACCGAATTGACATCCAATGGTGGATGTTCGTGCTGGCCGGCGCACTAGCGGCCGGTATAGCCCTGCTGACCGTTAGTTTCCAGTCAATCAAGGCCGCGCTGATGAATCCGGTAAAGTCATTGCGGAGCGAATGA
- a CDS encoding ABC transporter permease produces the protein MITNYLKIAWRTFVKNKVYAGINLMGLAIGIAGAIIVFQLVTYHLGIDRYHHLFDRTYRVVVDLHLDDGSVEKEKGSAFILHQTLKKEFSSVENTTYLAHKEVTLAVDQRQKKERFLEKEAAGFTNSDWFEIFDYEWISGKPSSLDAPNQVVLTEKYARKYFGSENPMGKYLTIDNQENLLVAGLLKDLPEETDQRTEVFISLPTIKTLVPNYGYEDWGWIDANRETYITLHSAQDQAAFEKQMPAFAKKYYGEIGNVFWYHLQPLSEVHFDLDYGGKIKYSTIVMLATVGLLLIFIACFNFINLTTAQSLKRSKEVGVQKILGVSQRQIFWFFIQETALYTLCACVLALLIAYPTTSLLREWMNIGIPDLKVFSSTFLLFIGLLFLLVTLLAGLYPASVISNFNPLRAIKGVSLPTDRSWFSVRKGLVIAQFSISFVLIAVATVIILQLRYIREKDMGMQKDLILHVSLPNTENRQLAALAREFNQLPEVETVSFFRTPPSSQIGSGGSIKFENRDWEKFVARSKIADNHYLETYGLKLVAGRNIAPSDTLKELLVNEKLVKDLGLKSSQEALNRKLLVGDIGKTGTIVGVLSDFNNADLYSGIEPTVVFSTQRLYRHAALRLNRLQASTLQKVSKIWQSQFPENVFEHSFYDEEIARFYQREELASQLTVTFALLSIFLSCLGLFGLALFSTEQRTKEIGIRKVLGASVMSITAMLSKDFLQLVVIASVVASPVAYYFMHQWLADFAFKVDVSAWIFLLAAGFSSGIALITISFQSIKAALMNPVKSLRSE, from the coding sequence ATGATCACCAACTATCTCAAAATAGCCTGGCGAACTTTTGTGAAAAACAAGGTGTATGCCGGGATCAACCTCATGGGACTGGCCATTGGGATAGCGGGAGCCATCATCGTATTCCAGTTGGTTACCTACCATCTGGGGATTGATCGGTACCATCATCTTTTTGACCGTACTTACCGGGTAGTTGTGGATCTGCATCTGGACGACGGCTCTGTTGAAAAAGAAAAGGGATCGGCCTTTATCCTGCACCAGACCCTGAAAAAGGAATTCAGCTCCGTAGAAAATACAACCTACCTGGCCCATAAGGAAGTAACCCTGGCGGTTGATCAGCGACAAAAAAAGGAGCGTTTTCTGGAAAAAGAAGCCGCCGGGTTTACCAATTCAGACTGGTTTGAGATCTTTGACTACGAATGGATTTCCGGTAAGCCGTCGTCCCTGGATGCGCCTAATCAGGTGGTTTTGACGGAGAAGTATGCCCGGAAGTACTTCGGGTCAGAAAATCCGATGGGAAAGTACCTTACCATCGACAATCAGGAAAATCTGCTGGTGGCGGGTTTATTGAAAGACCTACCCGAGGAGACCGATCAGCGAACCGAGGTTTTTATTTCGCTCCCTACGATCAAGACCCTCGTACCAAACTACGGCTACGAAGACTGGGGCTGGATCGACGCTAACCGCGAGACCTATATTACGCTCCACTCGGCGCAGGATCAGGCGGCCTTCGAAAAGCAGATGCCCGCCTTTGCCAAAAAATACTACGGCGAAATCGGAAATGTTTTCTGGTACCATTTGCAGCCGCTTTCGGAGGTGCATTTTGATCTCGACTACGGCGGAAAAATCAAGTACAGTACAATCGTGATGCTGGCCACGGTAGGGCTGCTGCTGATTTTCATTGCCTGTTTCAACTTCATCAACCTCACCACGGCACAATCACTCAAAAGGAGCAAGGAGGTAGGAGTACAGAAAATATTAGGCGTTTCGCAGCGGCAGATTTTCTGGTTTTTTATCCAGGAAACTGCTTTGTATACCTTGTGTGCCTGTGTACTGGCCCTGCTGATTGCCTACCCCACCACGTCCCTGCTTCGGGAATGGATGAACATAGGCATCCCCGATCTGAAGGTATTCAGCTCCACCTTCCTCCTGTTCATCGGACTGCTTTTCCTGCTGGTCACGTTACTGGCGGGGCTTTATCCCGCTTCGGTCATTTCAAACTTCAATCCGTTGCGGGCCATCAAGGGAGTCAGTTTGCCTACCGACCGAAGTTGGTTTTCCGTAAGGAAAGGCCTGGTCATTGCGCAATTCAGTATATCCTTCGTGCTGATTGCGGTAGCTACGGTGATTATCCTCCAACTCCGGTACATCCGCGAGAAGGATATGGGTATGCAGAAAGATCTGATTCTGCATGTCAGCCTTCCGAATACCGAAAACCGCCAACTGGCCGCGCTGGCGCGCGAATTCAACCAACTACCAGAGGTGGAAACCGTATCGTTTTTCCGAACGCCTCCTTCCTCACAGATCGGTAGCGGGGGTAGCATCAAGTTTGAAAACCGGGACTGGGAAAAGTTTGTGGCCCGCTCAAAAATCGCAGACAATCACTATCTGGAAACGTACGGCCTCAAGCTGGTGGCGGGCCGGAATATAGCCCCTTCCGACACTTTGAAAGAGCTACTGGTGAATGAAAAGCTGGTGAAAGACCTGGGACTGAAATCGTCGCAGGAAGCCCTCAATCGAAAGCTCCTGGTAGGTGACATCGGAAAAACGGGTACCATTGTGGGGGTACTTTCTGATTTCAACAATGCCGATTTGTATTCGGGCATCGAGCCTACCGTGGTTTTCTCCACGCAGCGGCTCTACCGCCACGCGGCCCTCCGATTGAATCGTCTGCAGGCTTCCACTTTGCAAAAGGTTAGCAAGATATGGCAAAGTCAGTTCCCTGAAAACGTCTTCGAACACAGCTTCTACGACGAGGAAATTGCCCGGTTCTACCAACGCGAAGAACTGGCCTCCCAACTCACTGTGACTTTTGCCCTGCTTTCCATTTTTCTGTCCTGCCTGGGGCTGTTTGGCCTGGCCCTGTTTTCCACCGAGCAGCGCACCAAGGAAATCGGCATCCGAAAGGTACTGGGAGCGTCGGTGATGAGCATCACGGCCATGCTGTCGAAGGATTTCCTGCAACTCGTAGTGATCGCCAGCGTTGTGGCCAGCCCGGTAGCCTACTATTTCATGCACCAATGGCTGGCTGATTTTGCCTTTAAAGTGGATGTAAGCGCGTGGATATTTCTGCTGGCAGCAGGCTTTTCCAGCGGTATTGCCTTGATCACGATCAGTTTTCAATCCATCAAAGCCGCACTGATGAACCCGGTGAAGAGTTTGCGATCAGAGTGA